The following are from one region of the Salvia hispanica cultivar TCC Black 2014 chromosome 1, UniMelb_Shisp_WGS_1.0, whole genome shotgun sequence genome:
- the LOC125200839 gene encoding RGG repeats nuclear RNA binding protein A-like, giving the protein MATLNPFDLLGDDTEDPSLLAAQQKIEPKKTVAPPAKLPAQPKLPSKPLPPAQAVREAKFDSARGGGRGRGRGYGRDGGARPNRDFTNNENNYGNKEGFAAQGAPDDVDGKSSERRVGGYGGSRGSFRGGRRGDYSNGDSGEGERDRTRRPLERRSGTGRGNEMKREGSGRGNWGTQTDELAQVTEEVVNEDEKNLNVEKPSGERDAAENVEKEATKEEDEEKAEDKEMTLEEYEKLLEEKRKALLALKSEERKVDAKEFESMQALSNKKANDDVFIKLGSDKDKKKELAEKEERAKKAVSINEFLKPAEGEKYYSPGGRGRGRGGRAGARGGFGGPSDRRTFQAPAIEDPGQFPTLGGK; this is encoded by the exons ATGGCGACTCTTAACCCATTTGATTTGCTGGGAGACGATACGGAGGACCCCTCACTCCTCGCGGCTCAGCAGAAGATCGAGCCGAAGAAAACTGTAGCACCACCGGCCAAGCTGCCGGCGCAGCCCAAGCTCCCCTCCAAGCCGTTACCCCCGGCTCAGGCTG TCCGAGAGGCAAAATTTGATTCTGCTCGAGGAGGTGGGCGCGGTAGAGGGCGTGGATATGGTCGCGATGGTGGTGCACGTCCCAATAGAGACTTCACCAACAATGAAAACAACTATGGCAACAAGGAAGGATTTGCTGCCCAGGGTGCACCTGATGATGTTGATGGAAAGTCTTCTGAAAGGCGTGTCGGTGGCTATGGTGGATCTCGTGGTTCATTCCGTGGTGGCCGTCGAGGCGACTACAGCAATGGAGACTCTGGTGAAGGAGAACGAGACCGCACTCGCAGGCCGCTTGAGCGCCGCAGTGGAACTGGCCGCGG AAATGAGATGAAACGTGAAGGTTCGGGCCGCGGAAACTGGGGAACACAGACTGATGAATTGGCACA AGTGACTGAGGAGGTTGTCAATGAAGATGAGAAAAATCTGAATGTGGAGAAGCCCTCAGGAGAGCGAGATGCTGCTGAAAATGTAGAAAAGGAAGCTACTAAAgaggaagatgaagagaaGGCTGAGGATAAG GAGATGACACTGGAAGAGTATGAGAAGCTTCTTGAAGAGAAAAGGAAGGCTTTGCTTGCTCTGAAATCTGAGGAAAGGAAGGTTGATGCGAAGGAATTTGAATCAATGCAAGCACTTTCTAACAAAAAAGCTAATGATGATGTCTTCATCAAATTG GGCTCTGATAAggataaaaagaaagagttggctgaaaaagaagaaagagctAAAAAG GCTGTCAGCATCAATGAGTTCTTGAAACCTGCTGAGGGTGAGAAGTACTACAGCCCTGGTGGTCGTGGACGAGGTCGTGGTGGCCGTGCCGGCGCGAGAGGGGGCTTTGGTGGCCCGAGTGACAGGAGAACTTTCCAGGCACCAGCCATCGAAGACCCCGGGCAATTCCCTACCTTGGGTGGTAAATGA
- the LOC125203413 gene encoding flavanone 3-dioxygenase 3: MTLAQMGVSSVPECYILPPAERPTLEQTPPSTFSALPVIDLSSLENPVLRPHVIEQVHMACKEFGGFQVINHGIPVSLTDQALDVAADFFDMPNDTKMQFASTNVHEPVRYGTSLNQVNDKIQYWRDFIKHYANPISTWIDLWPSEPPSYKEKMGNYAKALLLLHTKLIQIVFESLGLQSDYLQNDVEQGSQVIAVNCYPTCPQPNLALGLPRHSDYGLLTIILQDQQGLEVMDRNENWQPVPLIEGALVVQVGDQMEVLSNGRYKSIVHRATVNLEKKRLSIASLHSLAINRKVTPAPDLVDERHPLSYKEGSFEDFLNFLSDNDILEGRYIDTLRKNSDSISEAK; the protein is encoded by the exons ATGACACTTGCACAAATGGGTGTAAGCAGTGTTCCTGAGTGCTACATTCTCCCTCCAGCCGAACGCCCTACCCTTGAGCAGACGCCACCTTCTACCTTCAGTGCTTTGCCAGTCATAGATCTCTCCTCTTTAGAGAACCCGGTTCTTCGGCCACATGTGATTGAACAAGTGCATATGGCATGCAAGGAATTCGGAGGTTTTCAG GTGATCAATCATGGAATTCCTGTTTCATTAACGGATCAGGCCCTAGATGTTGCCGCAGATTTCTTTGACATGCCAAATGACACAAAAATGCAGTTTGCCTCTACTAATGTTCATGAACCTGTAAGGTATGGGACAAGTTTAAATCAAGTCAAtgataaaattcaatattggAGAGACTTCATCAAACACTATGCCAATCCAATTTCAACTTGGATCGACTTGTGGCCATCAGAGCCTCCAAGTTACAA GGAAAAAATGGGAAACTATGCCAAGGCTTTGCTACTTTTGCATACAAAGCTAATACAGATAGTATTTGAGAGTTTGGGTCTACAATCAGACTACTTACAGAATGATGTGGAGCAAGGTTCCCAAGTCATAGCTGTGAATTGCTATCCTACTTGCCCCCAACCAAATTTAGCACTGGGCCTGCCCCGACACTCAGACTATGGATTGTTAACAATCATACTCCAAGATCAACAGGGTCTAGAAGTGATGGACAGAAATGAGAATTGGCAGCCTGTTCCATTAATCGAAGGAGCATTAGTGGTTCAGGTGGGTGATCAAATGGAAGTGCTCAGCAATGGCCGATACAAAAGTATTGTTCATCGAGCAACTGTGAATTTAGAGAAAAAGCGTCTTTCCATTGCTAGCCTTCACAGTCTGGCAATAAACAGAAAAGTAACACCTGCTCCAGACCTAGTGGATGAGCGACATCCCTTGTCCTACAAAGAAGGCAGCTTCGAAGATTTTCTGAACTTCCTTTCAGATAATGACATCCTGGAAGGTAGATACATAGAcacattaagaaaaaattcagACAGCATTTCTGAAGCAAAATAA